The following are encoded together in the bacterium genome:
- a CDS encoding SDR family NAD(P)-dependent oxidoreductase: MELNGRTAVVTGAASGIGLGLAERFVAEGMAVVMADVDPAALDAEVARLQARGAKVLGVRCDVGDPAQVTLLRDRALEAFGAVHLLCNNAGVAVGRPNLKTRPELWRWVVDVNLLGVAYGVHAFAPLMVRQGEGHIVNTASEAGLVPSPLLGSYHATKYAVVGLSESLYLELKGTGVGVTCVCPELVATRIFESTRNAPAALGLKPPPSLPIEQIAAMMGTVPLPPADLAGMVAYAVRANRFWLLTHQASFDRIRRRNADLEAARNPSDPA, from the coding sequence ATGGAGCTGAACGGTCGAACGGCGGTCGTCACGGGTGCGGCGTCCGGCATCGGGCTCGGGCTCGCGGAGCGCTTCGTCGCCGAGGGCATGGCGGTCGTCATGGCCGACGTCGATCCCGCGGCGCTGGACGCGGAGGTCGCGCGGCTGCAGGCGCGGGGCGCGAAGGTGCTGGGCGTGCGCTGCGACGTCGGCGATCCCGCCCAGGTGACGCTGCTGCGCGACCGCGCGCTGGAGGCGTTCGGCGCCGTGCACCTCCTCTGCAACAACGCGGGCGTCGCCGTCGGCCGGCCGAACCTGAAGACGCGGCCCGAGCTGTGGCGCTGGGTGGTCGACGTGAACCTCCTCGGCGTCGCCTACGGCGTGCACGCGTTCGCGCCGCTCATGGTGCGGCAGGGCGAGGGGCACATCGTCAACACCGCGTCCGAGGCGGGGTTGGTGCCGTCGCCGCTCCTCGGCTCGTACCACGCCACCAAGTATGCGGTGGTGGGCCTGTCCGAGTCGCTCTACCTCGAGCTGAAGGGCACGGGCGTCGGGGTCACGTGCGTCTGCCCGGAGCTGGTGGCGACGCGCATCTTCGAGTCCACCCGCAACGCGCCGGCGGCGCTCGGCCTGAAGCCGCCGCCGAGCCTGCCGATCGAGCAGATCGCCGCGATGATGGGCACGGTGCCGCTGCCGCCGGCGGACCTCGCCGGCATGGTCGCGTATGCCGTGCGCGCGAACCGCTTCTGGCTGCTGACGCACCAGGCGTCGTTCGACCGCATCCGCCGTCGCAACGCCGACCTCGAGGCGGCGCGCAATCCGTCGGACCCGGCGTGA